Proteins encoded together in one Cyanobium sp. AMD-g window:
- a CDS encoding peroxiredoxin, whose protein sequence is MTLQLGDTVPDFTQESQLGPINLYDFAGDSWVVLFSHPADYTPVCTTELGEVSRLRAEWEKRHVKTIALSVDSAESHKGWIGDINETQNTTVDYPILADSDKKVSSLYGMIHPNALSNLTVRSVFIIDPNKKLRLQITYPASTGRNFDEILRVIDSLQLTDHHQVATPVNWKEGDDCVVVPSIPTDEAREKFPKGVTEIRPYLRMTPQPNK, encoded by the coding sequence ATGACCCTGCAACTGGGCGACACCGTTCCTGATTTCACTCAGGAGTCCCAGCTCGGCCCGATCAACCTCTACGACTTCGCTGGCGACAGCTGGGTGGTGCTGTTCTCCCATCCCGCCGACTACACCCCCGTCTGCACGACGGAGCTGGGCGAGGTTTCCCGGCTGCGCGCCGAATGGGAGAAACGCCATGTCAAGACCATCGCCCTGAGCGTCGATTCCGCCGAGAGCCACAAGGGCTGGATCGGCGACATCAACGAAACCCAGAACACCACGGTCGACTATCCGATCCTGGCGGACAGCGACAAGAAGGTGAGCAGCCTCTACGGCATGATCCACCCCAATGCCCTGAGCAACCTCACGGTGCGCTCGGTGTTCATCATCGACCCCAACAAGAAGCTGCGTCTGCAGATCACCTACCCCGCCAGCACCGGCCGCAACTTCGATGAGATTCTGCGGGTGATCGATTCCCTCCAGCTCACCGACCACCACCAGGTGGCCACTCCTGTGAACTGGAAGGAAGGCGACGACTGCGTGGTGGTGCCCTCCATCCCCACCGACGAAGCCAGGGAGAAGTTTCCCAAGGGCGTCACTGAGATCCGCCCCTATCTCCGGATGACCCCCCAGCCCAACAAGTGA